A part of Thermodesulfobacteriota bacterium genomic DNA contains:
- a CDS encoding YkgJ family cysteine cluster protein: MTQAGTPPDKGPFGFDTNPSNILPRKYTADSRIRFRCHPGVSCFTACCGTIKITLSPFDILRLRKRLGISAHELLLQYTTPIYLEKTDLPGVMLKLSEEGRCPFVTPNGCTVYSDRPTVCRYYPVGMANFHEGAQESQSAEEFYFIIQEPHCRGFEEDKTWTIAEWRQDQGVDVCDQRNKGWMELVMRRKSFGIQASLSEQAKKMFFMATNDLDAFRRFVLESSFLDTYEVDDTTLARIREDDIELMQFAFRFLASSLFGTQDLKIREEKIQAKVAQLKAEQERKAAEADQLYEELAAEREKLRQQVAEKKHGKA; this comes from the coding sequence ATGACCCAGGCAGGCACCCCGCCCGACAAGGGGCCCTTTGGCTTCGACACCAACCCTTCCAACATACTGCCGCGCAAATACACAGCGGACAGCCGCATCCGTTTCCGTTGCCATCCCGGAGTCTCCTGCTTCACCGCCTGCTGCGGCACCATCAAGATCACCCTGTCTCCGTTCGATATCCTGCGGCTGCGCAAGCGCCTGGGGATCTCGGCCCATGAGCTTCTTCTCCAGTACACCACGCCGATCTATCTGGAGAAGACCGATCTTCCCGGCGTCATGCTCAAGTTGAGCGAGGAGGGCCGGTGCCCCTTCGTGACGCCCAACGGCTGCACCGTATACAGCGACCGGCCCACCGTCTGCCGGTACTACCCGGTGGGCATGGCCAACTTCCACGAGGGTGCCCAGGAAAGCCAGAGTGCTGAGGAATTCTACTTCATCATCCAGGAGCCCCACTGCCGGGGCTTCGAGGAGGATAAGACCTGGACGATCGCTGAATGGCGGCAGGATCAGGGAGTTGATGTCTGCGACCAGAGGAACAAGGGCTGGATGGAGCTGGTCATGCGCCGCAAGTCCTTCGGGATCCAGGCTTCGTTGAGCGAGCAGGCCAAGAAGATGTTCTTCATGGCCACCAATGACCTGGACGCCTTCCGGCGCTTCGTTCTGGAGAGCTCTTTCCTGGACACCTACGAGGTGGACGATACCACCTTGGCGCGAATCCGCGAGGACGACATCGAGCTTATGCAGTTCGCCTTCCGCTTCCTGGCCTCCTCCCTGTTCGGCACCCAGGATCTCAAGATCAGGGAGGAGAAGATCCAAGCCAAGGTGGCGCAGCTGAAGGCCGAGCAGGAGAGGAAGGCGGCCGAAGCGGACCAGCTTTACGAGGAGCTGGCAGCGGAACGGGAGAAGCTGCGCCAGCAGGTCGCGGAAAAGAAGCACGGCAAGGCCTGA